In Balaenoptera musculus isolate JJ_BM4_2016_0621 chromosome 17, mBalMus1.pri.v3, whole genome shotgun sequence, a genomic segment contains:
- the RPL30 gene encoding 60S ribosomal protein L30 gives MVAAKKTKKSLESINSRLQLVMKSGKYVLGYKQTLKMIRHGKAKLVILANNCPALRKSEIEYYAMLAKTGVHHYSGNNIELGTACGKYYRVCTLAIIDPGDSDIIRSMPEQTGEK, from the exons ATGGTGGCCGCAAAGAAGACG AAAAAGTCACTGGAGTCGATCAACTCTAGGCTCCAGCTGGTTATGAAAAGTGGAAAGTACGTGCTGGGGTACAAGCAGACTCTGAAAATGATCCGACACGGCAAAGCGAAACTGGTCATCCTCGCCAACAACTGCCCAGCCTTGAG GAAATCTGAAATAGAGTATTATGCCATGTTGGCCAAAACTGGTGTCCATCACTACAGTGGCAATAATATTGAATTGGGCACAGCGTGTGGAAAATACTACAGAGTATGCACACTTGCTATCATTGATCCAG gtgattctgatatcaTTAGAAGCATGCCAGAACAGACTGGTGAAAAGTAA